One Dasypus novemcinctus isolate mDasNov1 chromosome 1, mDasNov1.1.hap2, whole genome shotgun sequence genomic window carries:
- the LOC101429666 gene encoding histone-binding protein RBBP4 translates to MADKEAAFDDAVEERVINEEYKIWKKNTPFLYDLVMTHALEWPSLTAQWLPDVTRPEGKDFSIHRLVLGTHTSDEQNHLVIASVQLPNDDAQFDASHYDSEKGEFGGFGSVSGKIEIEIKINHEGEVNRARYMPQNPCIIATKTPSSDVLVFDYTKHPSKPDPSGECNPDLRLRGHQKEGYGLSWNPNLSGHLLSASDDHTICLWDISAVPKEGKVVDAKTIFTGHTAVVEDVSWHLLHESLFGSVADDQKLMIWDTRSNNTSKPSHSVDAHTAEVNCLSFNPYSEFILATGSADKTVALWDLRNLKLKLHSFESHKDEIFQVQWSPHNETILASSGTDRRLNVWDLSKIGEEQSPEDAEDGPPELLFIHGGHTAKISDFSWNPNEPWVICSVSEDNIMQVWQMAENIYNDEDPEGSVDPEGQGS, encoded by the coding sequence ATGGCCGACAAGGAAGCAGCCTTTGATGACGCAGTGGAAGAACGTGTAATTAACGAGGAGtacaaaatatggaaaaaaaacactCCTTTTCTTTATGATTTGGTGATGACCCATGCTCTGGAGTGGCCCAGCCTCACTGCACAGTGGCTTCCAGATGTAACCAGACCAGAAGGAAAAGATTTCAGCATTCATCGGCTTGTTCTGGGGACACACACCTCGGATGAACAAAACCACCTTGTGATAGCCAGTGTGCAGCTCCCTAATGATGATGCTCAGTTTGATGCATCACACTACGACAGTGAGAAAGGAGAATTTGGAGGTTTTGGCTCGGTTAGtggaaaaattgaaatagaaatcaAGATCAACCATGAAGGAGAAGTAAACAGGGCCCGTTATATGCCTCAGAACCCTTGCATCATTGCCACAAAGACTCCATCCAGTGATGTTCTTGTTTTTGATTACACGAAACACCCTTCTAAACCAGACCCTTCTGGAGAGTGCAACCCAGACTTACGTCTCCGTGGACATCAGAAGGAAGGCTATGGACTTTCTTGGAACCCAAATCTCAGTGGGCACTTACTTAGTGCTTCGGATGACCATACCATCTGCTTATGGGACATCAGTGCTGTTCCAAAGGAAGGAAAAGTGGTGGATGCGAAGACCATCTTTACAGGGCACACAGCCGTAGTAGAAGATGTTTCCTGGCATCTACTCCATGAGTCTCTGTTTGGGTCAGTTGCTGATGATCAGAAACTTATGATCTGGGATACTCGTTCAAACAATACTTCCAAACCAAGCCACTCAGTTGATGCTCACACTGCTGAAGTGAACTGCCTCTCTTTCAATCCTTATAGTGAGTTCATTCTTGCCACAGGATCAGCTGACAAGACTGTTGCCTTGTGGGATTTGAGAAATCTGAAACTCAAGTTACATTCCTTTGAATCACATAAGGATGAAATATTCCAGGTTCAGTGGTCACCTCACAATGAAACTATTTTGGCTTCTAGTGGTACTGATCGTAGACTGAATGTCTGGGATTTAAGTAAAATTGGAGAGGAACAATCCCCAGAAGATGCAGAAGATGGGCCACCAGAGTTGTTGTTTATCCATGGTGGTCACACTGCCAAGATATCTGATTTCTCCTGGAATCCCAATGAACCTTGGGTGATTTGTTCTGTATCAGAAGACAATATCATGCAGGTGTGGCAGATGGCAGAGAACATTTATAATGATGAAGACCCTGAAGGAAGTGTGGATCCAGAAGGACAAGGATCTTAG